One genomic region from Leptospiraceae bacterium encodes:
- a CDS encoding PAS domain-containing methyl-accepting chemotaxis protein, translated as MIIETKEIIIHPSAVLISKTDKKGIITYASPDFLEISEYSVGELLGKPHNMIRHPDMPKEVFKELWDTIKAGRPWNGIVKNHSKNGKFYWVEATISPLWNKDEISGYISVRKVATKEKIQKAEKKYQLIREGKQKKNPILHLFKSLEKLGFSLRSQALYTLLSIPFFSGIFSAYFRSIPLLSISIIAWFSLIPLYFLYISKNDSKNLSTILDLSSKLAGGSMQSEIKKDFHKDDMTTEQKDILLGLKVILISFWGLISKIKIILNEHKNLSKEMLELSGTFSGLMRNQASSYEEITSTIKELAGSMDNVSVNINSQTVNLHMINYSIAEISESITINTQELELLGNTLTQSEKKAEEGKNIITELVQAMNNIKDASTKIESIVVFIQEISERTNLLSINASIESARAGENGKGFRVVATEISKLSEETSKSVNEIKKIIGDSKSTIVQGNQKVTEAVKTFDDINVLVDSLREHIDTITGKMLEQFEKALSIQKNVNEATSYAEAVNNSVKLQTEFTNEVFIAVESLANKTVDISLKAESLYDFSKQIMEPVEYIGKLINHIDV; from the coding sequence ATGATAATTGAAACAAAAGAAATAATAATACACCCTTCAGCAGTTCTTATATCAAAAACTGACAAAAAAGGGATTATAACCTACGCGAGTCCGGATTTTTTAGAAATTAGCGAATATTCAGTAGGAGAGCTTTTAGGTAAACCACATAACATGATAAGACATCCCGACATGCCCAAAGAAGTATTTAAAGAACTCTGGGATACGATTAAAGCAGGAAGACCCTGGAATGGTATCGTAAAGAATCATAGTAAAAACGGGAAGTTTTACTGGGTAGAGGCTACAATTTCCCCTTTATGGAATAAGGATGAAATATCGGGTTATATTTCTGTAAGAAAAGTAGCAACAAAAGAAAAGATCCAAAAAGCAGAAAAAAAATATCAATTGATCCGAGAAGGAAAACAGAAAAAAAATCCGATTCTACATCTTTTTAAATCTTTAGAAAAATTAGGATTCTCCCTTAGGAGCCAGGCCTTATACACTCTTCTTTCCATTCCTTTTTTTAGCGGAATTTTTTCTGCTTACTTTAGAAGTATTCCTTTATTAAGTATTTCTATAATAGCCTGGTTTAGTTTGATTCCATTATATTTTTTATATATTAGTAAGAATGATAGTAAAAACCTATCTACCATTTTAGACTTAAGCTCTAAGCTTGCAGGTGGTTCTATGCAAAGCGAAATAAAAAAAGATTTCCACAAAGATGATATGACTACCGAGCAAAAAGATATACTCCTTGGCTTAAAAGTAATTTTAATAAGCTTTTGGGGATTGATATCTAAAATAAAAATCATTTTAAATGAACATAAAAATTTGTCTAAAGAGATGTTAGAGCTTTCCGGTACATTTAGCGGACTTATGAGAAACCAGGCTTCTTCTTATGAAGAAATTACTTCGACCATCAAGGAGCTTGCAGGTTCAATGGACAATGTTTCTGTTAACATAAACTCGCAAACTGTAAACCTTCACATGATAAACTATAGCATTGCAGAAATTAGCGAGTCCATTACCATAAATACCCAGGAGCTCGAACTATTAGGAAATACCCTGACTCAATCGGAAAAAAAAGCTGAAGAAGGAAAAAACATTATTACTGAATTAGTTCAGGCTATGAATAATATCAAAGATGCCTCAACAAAAATTGAATCCATCGTTGTATTTATACAAGAAATTTCAGAAAGGACGAATCTTCTATCAATCAATGCCTCGATTGAATCAGCAAGAGCCGGTGAAAATGGAAAAGGCTTTCGAGTAGTAGCGACGGAAATATCTAAATTATCCGAAGAAACTTCGAAAAGTGTAAACGAAATAAAGAAAATTATTGGAGATTCTAAAAGTACAATAGTACAGGGAAATCAAAAAGTAACAGAAGCAGTTAAAACTTTTGATGATATAAATGTTCTTGTTGATTCGTTAAGAGAACATATAGACACTATTACAGGAAAAATGTTGGAACAATTCGAAAAAGCACTCTCTATTCAAAAGAATGTGAATGAAGCAACCAGTTACGCCGAGGCTGTTAATAATAGTGTTAAGCTACAAACTGAATTCACAAATGAAGTGTTTATTGCTGTTGAATCTCTGGCAAACAAAACAGTTGATATTTCTTTAAAAGCTGAATCCCTCTATGATTTCTCCAAACAGATAATGGAGCCTGTTGAGTATATAGGAAAACTAATAAACCACATAGATGTTTAA